One segment of Micromonospora parathelypteridis DNA contains the following:
- the nhaA gene encoding Na+/H+ antiporter NhaA: MTSPPPERRPKARLFSRSTWPEARHLADVLRTETVGGALLLLGAVSALIWANSPWSDSYTRLGGWVPWPGGAPWHLDLDLASWAADGLLAIFFFVVGLELKREFVAGELRDPRRAALPVVAALGGMLLPALIYVAVVVTAGGAGLRGWAIPTATDIAFALAVLALVSSHLPQGLRAFLLTLAVVDDLFAITIIAVFYTADFRPVALLAALAPIGLFALLVQRGRTWWWALIPLAATAWALVHASGVHATVAGVLLGFTVPVLARRPAGAAGGTRSDEGGLAAHLEHRWRPVSAGIAVPIFALFAAGVTLRGTDLGALLTDPVVIAIVAGLVLGKSIGIFGSTYLLARFTRAELDEDITWSDLRGIALLAGVGFTVSLLIGDLAFGTGSTTDDRVKVAVLLGSVISAGLAAAVLVRRNATYREVAERERLDADGDGVPDVYQRPAER, translated from the coding sequence CGGTCGGTGGCGCGTTGCTGCTGCTCGGCGCCGTGTCAGCGCTGATCTGGGCCAACTCGCCCTGGTCCGACTCGTACACCCGGCTCGGCGGCTGGGTGCCCTGGCCCGGCGGCGCGCCCTGGCACCTCGACCTGGACCTGGCCAGCTGGGCGGCGGACGGCCTGTTGGCCATCTTCTTCTTCGTGGTGGGCCTGGAGCTCAAGCGGGAGTTCGTCGCCGGCGAACTCCGCGACCCGCGCAGGGCGGCGCTGCCCGTGGTGGCCGCCCTCGGCGGCATGCTGCTGCCGGCGCTGATCTACGTGGCGGTCGTGGTAACCGCCGGCGGGGCAGGGCTGCGCGGCTGGGCCATTCCGACCGCCACCGACATCGCCTTCGCGCTCGCCGTGCTGGCGCTGGTCAGCTCCCACCTACCCCAGGGGCTACGCGCGTTCCTGCTCACCCTCGCCGTGGTCGACGACCTGTTCGCCATCACCATCATCGCGGTCTTCTACACCGCCGACTTCCGTCCCGTTGCGCTGCTCGCGGCGCTGGCGCCGATCGGGCTCTTCGCGTTGCTGGTGCAGCGCGGCCGTACCTGGTGGTGGGCGCTGATCCCACTCGCGGCCACTGCCTGGGCCTTGGTGCACGCCTCCGGTGTGCACGCCACGGTGGCCGGTGTGCTGCTCGGCTTCACGGTCCCGGTGCTGGCCCGCCGACCGGCCGGGGCCGCCGGCGGTACGAGGTCGGACGAGGGCGGACTCGCCGCGCACCTGGAGCACCGCTGGCGGCCGGTGTCGGCCGGCATCGCGGTGCCGATCTTCGCGCTGTTCGCCGCCGGGGTCACCCTGCGCGGCACCGACCTGGGCGCGCTACTGACCGACCCGGTGGTGATCGCCATCGTCGCCGGACTGGTGCTCGGCAAGAGCATCGGCATCTTCGGCTCGACGTACCTGCTGGCCCGGTTCACCCGCGCCGAGCTGGACGAGGACATCACCTGGTCGGACCTGCGCGGGATCGCCCTGCTGGCCGGCGTCGGGTTCACCGTGTCGCTGCTCATCGGCGACCTGGCCTTCGGCACGGGCAGCACGACCGACGACCGGGTCAAGGTGGCCGTGCTGCTCGGGTCGGTGATCTCCGCCGGGCTGGCCGCCGCGGTGCTCGTCCGCCGCAACGCCACGTACCGCGAGGTGGCGGAGCGGGAGCGGCTGGACGCCGACGGCGACGGCGTACCCGACGTCTACCAGCGACCCGCCGAGCGCTGA